The nucleotide sequence CTCTGGATCTCTTCAAGCGCGTGACAGAACGACTGAATTTGGAGCTTCCGAAGTCGGGCGAGGAATTGGAGCGAGCGTTCCACGATCCACTTTTAAGCACAGCCTTCTTTGTCGCTAAGGTGCCGGTTCTTGCATTTATTGGCGCTTCCGTTGCGAAGATCAATCGCCTTGAATGCCAAGTAGATCTGCCATTTTCCTGGCGATCACAGAATCCGTTCAATTCGATTTATTTTGGGGCACAATCGGCGGCTGCCGAGCTTTCCACTGGCGCCCTCGTACTGCGCGCCATCGCTGATCTGGGACTTGGGCCGGAATCGATTTCAATGTTGGTTGTATCGATGGATGCTAAGTTTGGAAAAAAAGCGAAATCCTTAACCTCCTTCTATTGTGGCCAAGGAGAAGCTATTCACGACGCCGTTTTGCGGGCAAGTCGCGGCGAAGATGTGACTTTGGAAGTCGAGACCGTCGGCCGAATGGCTGACGGTGCAGAGGTTTCACGTTTTCGATTCGTTTGGGCGGTGAAAGCGAAGTCGACAGAGGGTCGATCCGGTGGTACCACTCGTAGCCAATGATTCATTTTTCGGGCGTCACTAAGCAGCATGGCAATAAAGTCCTTTTTCACAGCGGAAATTTCCAGCTCAATCCAGGCGAAAAAGTCGGTTTGGTTGGACCGAATGGTGCTGGCAAAACAACAGTCTTTCGTCTGATTGTCGGCGAAACTACGCCAGATGATGGACGAGTCTCCAAGCCTGATAAAACAGTTGTGGGCTACTACTCGCAAAGTATCGACGAAATGAGAGGGCGTACTGTTCTCGAAGAAGTGAAGTCAGCTGCTGGTGATCTTTCCAAGATGCAGACTGAACTTTCTCAGCTCGAAGCGAAATTGTCGGAGCCGATGGATGACGACGTGATGATGAAAACGGTCGATCGTTATGGCGAGCTCCAGGCTGAGTTCGAACGATTGGGCGGGTACGATCTCGACTCTCGGGCGGCCGAAATTTTAACTGGTCTTGGAATTCCACCTGAAGATCAAAGTCGCATGACAGAGACGTTTTCCGGCGGATGGAAAATGCGCATCGCACTGGCAAAAATCCTAGTATTGCAACCCGACGTTTTACTGATGGACGAACCGACGAACCATTTGGACATCGAATCGATTATTTGGTTAGAGCAATGGTTGCAGAATTTTAAAGGTTCGATTTTGATGACCTCCCACGATCGCGAGTTCATGAACCGAATCGTGAAAAAGGTTATCGAAGTCGCCCACAAGACCATCACAGTTTACGGCGGAAATTACGATTTTTATGAGCGCGAAAAAGCGATTCGCCTCGAGCAGTTGATTGCAGCTGCAAAACGCCAAGACGATATGTTGGCAAAGGAAGAAGAATTTATTGCGCGGTTTGCCGCACGCGCTTCGCATGCAGCACAGGTTCAATCTCGAGTTAAAAAACTCGATAAAATCGATCGAATTGAAATTCCATTAGAAGAAAAGCAGATTAACTTTGAATGGCCAGTCCCGCCCCGCGGTGGAGAAGAGGTCGTAAAGTTTCAAGGTTTAGGTAAAACATGGAAGACCGAGGACGGGCGGGAAAAACTGGTTTTCAGAGGCGCAAGCGGCCTCGTAAAACGCCAAGATCGAATTGCAGTGGTCGGTGTGAACGGTGCTGGGAAGTCGACGCTCTTAAAAATTATCACCGGGCAAACGGAAGCGACCGAGGGTCAATCGACGATCGGTGCCTCGATCGAGGTCGGTTACTTCAGTCAGAATTCGCTGGATATTCTAGACCCTCGTTCGACTATCGTTGAAGAGGTTCATTCAAGAATTCCCAATTCAAATCTTGGAACAGTGCGAAGCCTTTTGGGAGCATTCAAATTTTCTGGCGATGAAGTAGAAAAGAAAATTTCTATTCTCTCGGGTGGGGAAAAATCGCGAGTGGTACTCGCCACCATTCTGGCGAGACCTGTTAATTTTCTAGTTCTGGACGAGCCGACGAACCATCTGGATATCGCTTCTC is from Deltaproteobacteria bacterium and encodes:
- a CDS encoding DUF4442 domain-containing protein is translated as MKTEPLNKTITEQALDLFKRVTERLNLELPKSGEELERAFHDPLLSTAFFVAKVPVLAFIGASVAKINRLECQVDLPFSWRSQNPFNSIYFGAQSAAAELSTGALVLRAIADLGLGPESISMLVVSMDAKFGKKAKSLTSFYCGQGEAIHDAVLRASRGEDVTLEVETVGRMADGAEVSRFRFVWAVKAKSTEGRSGGTTRSQ
- a CDS encoding ABC-F family ATP-binding cassette domain-containing protein, whose product is MIHFSGVTKQHGNKVLFHSGNFQLNPGEKVGLVGPNGAGKTTVFRLIVGETTPDDGRVSKPDKTVVGYYSQSIDEMRGRTVLEEVKSAAGDLSKMQTELSQLEAKLSEPMDDDVMMKTVDRYGELQAEFERLGGYDLDSRAAEILTGLGIPPEDQSRMTETFSGGWKMRIALAKILVLQPDVLLMDEPTNHLDIESIIWLEQWLQNFKGSILMTSHDREFMNRIVKKVIEVAHKTITVYGGNYDFYEREKAIRLEQLIAAAKRQDDMLAKEEEFIARFAARASHAAQVQSRVKKLDKIDRIEIPLEEKQINFEWPVPPRGGEEVVKFQGLGKTWKTEDGREKLVFRGASGLVKRQDRIAVVGVNGAGKSTLLKIITGQTEATEGQSTIGASIEVGYFSQNSLDILDPRSTIVEEVHSRIPNSNLGTVRSLLGAFKFSGDEVEKKISILSGGEKSRVVLATILARPVNFLVLDEPTNHLDIASREALLDAVKNFPGTVMIVSHDRHFLKEITTRVFELDKNELHIVDGDWDYYLEKRGHARGL